One segment of Platichthys flesus chromosome 15, fPlaFle2.1, whole genome shotgun sequence DNA contains the following:
- the nufip2 gene encoding FMR1-interacting protein NUFIP2 translates to MEDQPRDRAQDRHYQQRGEDRHSTHRTAALKNDQSHFQRQHQETQTKKTGTKKVNISDAEGEKITHLSDTVAMSHPPTSNGNRYISGANVKQKSTQKLYTTVPKLSSKGLDHKKNMDLKNDKALDLNHHEGQPLDKKDSLLLQNGVVNCGLITNGYSTKDNDGSGSEGGYTTPKKRKARCNNAKNTDNVIKDEERDMQQGDTTQESGEFDFETTEKGVTSRLDGFRATHKVEAQSAARRAAVSEASVGESQRKNSDGKTVGTFGKKSEDRHKAKLSSPSKEDSWTLFKPPPVFPVDNSSAKIVPKISYASKVKENLNKVAQGGGDALPPPVRLSQVPMSALKTITSSSFTNGPVSGNGNGCPSVGTFFAPAASSIPSAQSIPSGENVASPLESNCSSTTCPVDGEAYELRKCTLLIYPLNMQPVLPSARHHDPPAAQTNQKALGDIFQNQWGLSFINEPNLGPDGGSGQVPAEDKTTGVTPQIERQASAAKVAQPCFDISPSFLEPCTLTQDPEKRTCAPCNMSNACFPACVTSDEENKLQPCGQEKTQPEAKGAGSAAPAPSKDNGAKPAQLTTLLFGSSKEQAHSKDIGRRSCWGPFDIKAAVTYHTKEMESIFNLQKQDPKRVVVYDETKDGPGQ, encoded by the exons GCACTAAAAAAGTAAACATCAGTGACGCGGAGGGGGAGAAGATTACACACCTGTCTGATACTGTTGCTATGTCCCACCCCCCCACCAGCAATGGTAACAGATACATCAGTGGTGCAAATGTGAAGCAGAAGTCGACGCAAAAGCTGTACACAACTGTTCCAAAATTGAGCAGCAAAGGGTTGGACCATAAGAAGAATATGGACCTTAAAAATGACAAGGCCTTGGATTTGAATCATCACGAGGGCCAACCTTTGGATAAGAAAGACTCTTTGTTGCTTCAGAATGGCGTTGTAAACTGTGGCTTAATTACAAATGGCTATTCGACCAAGGACAATGATGGAAGCGGTTCAGAAGGTGGATATACTACTCCGAAGAAACGCAAGGCCAGATGTAACAATGCCAAGAACACTGATAATGTGATAAAagacgaggagagagacatGCAGCAGGGCGACACTACGCAGGAGTCTGGGGAATTTGATTTCGAGACAACTGAGAAGGGAGTGACTTCTAGACTTGATGGCTTTAGAGCCACCCACAAAGTAGAAGCTCAGTCAGCGGCGAGACGCGCAGCTGTGTCCGAGGCTTCAGTGGGTGAATCGCAGAGGAAAAACTCTGATGGCAAAACAGTCGGCACGTTTGGTAAAAAGAGCGAGGACAGGCACAAGGCCAAGCTTTCCTCACCTTCAAAAGAGGACTCCTGGACTTTATTCAAGCCCCCTCCAGTATTTCCTGTGGACAATAGCAGTGCTAAAATTGTTCCCAAGATCAGTTATGCAAGTAAAGTAAAAGAGAACCTCAACAAAGTAGCTCAAGGTGGAGGAGACGCACTGCCTCCTCCCGTTAGACTGTCACAGGTCCCAATGTCTGCTTTGAAAACTATCACCTCATCTAGCTTTACTAATGGTCCTGTTTCTGGAAATGGAAACGGCTGCCCATCAGTGGGTACCTTCTTTGCTCCTGCTGCTAGTAGTATCCCATCAGCCCAATCTATCCCAAGTGGCGAGAATGTAGCATCTCCTTTAGAAAGTAACTGTAGCTCTACAACCTGtcctgttgatggagaagcataTGAGCTTAGAAAGTGTACTCTTTTAATTTACCCTTTAAATATGCAACCTGTGCTCCCTAGTGCCCGGCACCATGACCCACCGGCTGCTCAGACAAATCAGAAAGCCTTGGGAGACATCTTCCAGAATCAGTGGGGGCTTTCCTTCATCAACGAGCCCAACTTGGGGCCAGACGGAGGGAGTGGGCAGGTGCCCGCAGAGGACAAGACAACTGGGGTCACACCTCAAATCGAGCGTCAGGCCAGTGCAGCCAAGGTTGCCCAACCCTGCTTTGACATTAGCCCATCCTTCTTAGAGCCCTGCACTTTGACTCAAGACCCCGAGAAAAGGACCTGTGCCCCTTGCAATATGTCCAATGCTTGTTTTCCTGCTTGTGTGACGAGCGACGAGGAGAACAAGTTGCAGCCATGTGgccaggaaaagacacaacccGAGGCCAAGGGTGCAGGTTCTGCTGCGCCAGCCCCCAGTAAAGACAATGGTGCTAAGCCTGCACAGCTAACCACTTTGCTGTTTGGCTCCTCTAAAGAACAGGCCCACTCTAAAGACATTGGCAGGAGGTCTTGCTGGGGGCCCTTTGACATTAAAGCTGCTGTCACTTATCACACTAAAG AAATGGAATCCATTTTCAACTTGCAAAAACAAG ATCCAAAAAGAGTAGTGGTTTATGATGAAACCAAGGATGGGCCTGGTCAGTGA